In Salmo salar chromosome ssa15, Ssal_v3.1, whole genome shotgun sequence, one genomic interval encodes:
- the LOC106572729 gene encoding integrin beta-7 isoform X4: protein MPLSLCGQTMRKLWLTVVVLLIHFTSLRGSMVLDGRCLSKPTCTECLRSLGCAWCKQKGFLAQGEPDERRCDREEALRNRHCSDGQILNPQPAIRSRAEEPMGTVVQLEPQNLHLKLRVGMPQSFEVRFRRSEGYPIDLYYLMDLSYSMKDDLENIRNLGLEVVTAMKNITSAVRIGFGSFVDKVVDPYVSTVEAKLANPCIEGGKGPCQPAFSFKHVLKLTEDVEEFERKVSKQSISSNLDGPESGFDAIMQVAVCQDDIGWGNVTRILVYTSDDTFHLAGDGKLAGIYQPNDGKCHLNSNGLYNKDTVYDYPSVGHLSQVLSANNIRLIFAVTDQNIENYEALSEMIPQSVVGLLEDDSNNVVQLISEACNNLSSSILLEHRDVPPGLGVSYSSHCGDDRLAQGQDRGECSDVRINQQVNFTVTVTSSSCLSKTESFIIKVQGINEELRVTVETLCDCDCQDSEEQSSQCHGNGTFHCGICSCDSGHTGQRCECETQPDKDTSLAVEALCSPAQTNSTGTPLCSGRGSCVCGQCICWGQHRGQHCQCDDISCNRHNNMICGDQCQTSNDGICSHRGQCECNECHCHPGFFGRHCTKPLAPCDTYRACVDCMLHESAINMCHRRCGSAKPIRINGTQSFTCQDDTVRFNVELINTGDIFVYYTDTSRGIDPWIINMGKAVVGIVLPGVIMIIIYRLMLEVSYQRERRRFLKDKENICWEDTQNPLFQEALTTFTNPMHVLEPDADCATSTFGKIKQM, encoded by the exons atgcctctctctctctgtgggcagACAATGAGAAAGTTGTGGCTGACTGTGGTGGTTCTTCTGATACACTTCACTTCACTGAGAGGATCTATGG TCCTGGATGGAAGATGCCTGTCTAAGCCCACCTGTACTGAGTGTCTGAGAAGCCTTGGCTGTGCCTGGTGTAAACAGAAG GGTTTCCTGGCGCAAGGGGAGCCAGACGAGCGTCGCTGTGACAGGGAGGAGGCTCTGAGAAACAGACACTGCTCTGACGGACAGATCCTGAACCCCCAGCCTGCAATACGGAGCAGGGCAGAGGAGCCAATGGGGACCGTGGTCCAGCTAGAGCCACAGAACCTCCACCTTAAGCTAAGAGTCG GCATGCCCCAGTCATTCGAGGTGAGGTTCAGGCGTTCAGAGGGTTATCCCATAGACCTGTACTACCTGATGGACCTGTCTTACTCCATGAAAGATGACCTGGAGAACATTAGGAACCTAGGACTGGAGGTGGTCACTGCCATGAAGAACATCACCAGTGCTGTCAGGATAG GCTTTGGTTCCTTTGTGGATAAGGTGGTGGACCCCTACGTCAGTACAGTGGAGGCCAAACTGGCCAACCCATGCATCGAGGGGGGCAAAGGCCCCTGCCAGCCTGCCTTCAGCTTCAAACATGTACTGAAGCTCACTGAGGACGTTGAAGAGTTTGAGAGGAAG GTGAGCAAGCAGAGCATCTCCAGTAACCTAGATGGCCCAGAGTCAGGCTTTGACGCCATCATGCAGGTGGCTGTctgtcag GATGACATTGGCTGGGGTAATGTAACTCGGATCCTGGTCTACACTTCAGATGATACCTTCCACCTGGCAGGTGATGGGAAGCTTGCTGGGATCTACCAACCAAACGACGGGAAATGCCACCTGAATAGCAATGGGCTCTATAATAAGGACACCGTTTAT GACTATCCCTCAGTTGGACACCTATCTCAGGTCCTATCAGCCAATAACATCAGGCTGATCTTTGCAGTGACAGACCAGAACATTGAAAACTATGAG GCACTCAGTGAGATGATCCCCCAGTCGGTGGTGGGCCTCCTGGAGGATGACTCCAACAATGTTGTTCAGCTCATCTCTGAGGCCTGCAAC AACCTATCGTCTTCCATCCTCCTGGAGCACCGTGACGTCCCACCAGGCCTGGGGGTCTCCTACAGCTCCCACTGTGGTGATGACAGGCTAGCTCAGGGGCAGGACAGAGGGGAGTGCAGTGATGTCAGAATCAATCAACAG GTCAATTTCACAGTTACTGTGACCAGCTCGAGCTGTCTGTCCAAGACAGAGTCTTTCATCATCAAAGTGCAGGGTATCAATGAAGAGCTGAGGGTTACCGTTGAGACGCTGTGTGATTGTGACTGTCAGGACTCCGAGGAACAGTCATCCCAGTgtcatggcaatggaacattccACTGTGGTATCTGTAG CTGTGATTCAGGACACACAGGCCAGCGTTGTGAGTGTGAAACACAGCCGGACAAAGACACCAGTCTGGCCGTAGAGGCCCTGTGTTCACCTGCACAGACAAACAGCACAGGCACACCACTGTGCAGCGGCCgtgggagctgtgtgtgtggcCAATGTATCTGCTGGGGCCAACACAGGGGCCAACACTGCCAGTGTGACGACATTAGCTGCAACCGTCACAACAACATGATCTGTGGCG ATCAGTGCCAGACCAGTAACGATGGAATCTGCTCTCACCGAGGACAATGTGAATGTAATGAATGCCATTGTCACCCTGGTTTCTTTGGCAGGCACTGCACCAAGCCCCTGGCACCATGTGACACATACCG GGCCTGTGTTGATTGCATGTTACATGAGTCAGCCATAAACATGTGTCACCGTCGCTGTGGCTCTGCCAAGCCTATCCGCATCAATGGGACTCAATCATTCACCTGTCAGGATGATACTGTACGCTTTAATGTGGAACTCATAAATACTGGTGACATTTTTGTCTACTACACAGATACTTCAA GAGGGATTGACCCATGGATTATAAACATGGGGAAGGCAGTGGTAGGAATCGTTTTACCGGGTGTCATCATGATAATAATCTACCGGCTGATGTTAGAAGTGTCCTACCAGCGGGAGCGTAGAAGGTTCCTGAAGGATAAGGAGAATATCTGTTGGGAAGAC actCAAAATCCACTGTTCCAAGAGGCCTTGACAACATTCACCAACCCCATGCATGTGTTGGAGCCAGATGCAGATTGTGCTACATCAACCTTTgggaaaataaaacaaatgtga
- the LOC106572729 gene encoding integrin beta-7 isoform X3, translating to MPLSLCGQTMRKLWLTVVVLLIHFTSLRGSMVLDGRCLSKPTCTECLRSLGCAWCKQKGFLAQGEPDERRCDREEALRNRHCSDGQILNPQPAIRSRAEEPMGTVVQLEPQNLHLKLRVGMPQSFEVRFRRSEGYPIDLYYLMDLSYSMKDDLENIRNLGLEVVTAMKNITSAVRIGFGSFVDKVVDPYVSTVEAKLANPCIEGGKGPCQPAFSFKHVLKLTEDVEEFERKVSKQSISSNLDGPESGFDAIMQVAVCQDDIGWGNVTRILVYTSDDTFHLAGDGKLAGIYQPNDGKCHLNSNGLYNKDTVYDYPSVGHLSQVLSANNIRLIFAVTDQNIENYEALSEMIPQSVVGLLEDDSNNVVQLISEACNNLSSSILLEHRDVPPGLGVSYSSHCGDDRLAQGQDRGECSDVRINQQVNFTVTVTSSSCLSKTESFIIKVQGINEELRVTVETLCDCDCQDSEEQSSQCHGNGTFHCGICSCDSGHTGQRCECETQPDKDTSLAVEALCSPAQTNSTGTPLCSGRGSCVCGQCICWGQHRGQHCQCDDISCNRHNNMICGGPACECSTLTDQCQTSNDGICSHRGQCECNECHCHPGFFGRHCTKPLAPCDTYRACVDCMLHESAINMCHRRCGSAKPIRINGTQSFTCQDDTVRFNVELINTGDIFVYYTDTSRGIDPWIINMGKAVVGIVLPGVIMIIIYRLMLEVSYQRERRRFLKDKENICWEDTQNPLFQEALTTFTNPMHVLEPDADCATSTFGKIKQM from the exons atgcctctctctctctgtgggcagACAATGAGAAAGTTGTGGCTGACTGTGGTGGTTCTTCTGATACACTTCACTTCACTGAGAGGATCTATGG TCCTGGATGGAAGATGCCTGTCTAAGCCCACCTGTACTGAGTGTCTGAGAAGCCTTGGCTGTGCCTGGTGTAAACAGAAG GGTTTCCTGGCGCAAGGGGAGCCAGACGAGCGTCGCTGTGACAGGGAGGAGGCTCTGAGAAACAGACACTGCTCTGACGGACAGATCCTGAACCCCCAGCCTGCAATACGGAGCAGGGCAGAGGAGCCAATGGGGACCGTGGTCCAGCTAGAGCCACAGAACCTCCACCTTAAGCTAAGAGTCG GCATGCCCCAGTCATTCGAGGTGAGGTTCAGGCGTTCAGAGGGTTATCCCATAGACCTGTACTACCTGATGGACCTGTCTTACTCCATGAAAGATGACCTGGAGAACATTAGGAACCTAGGACTGGAGGTGGTCACTGCCATGAAGAACATCACCAGTGCTGTCAGGATAG GCTTTGGTTCCTTTGTGGATAAGGTGGTGGACCCCTACGTCAGTACAGTGGAGGCCAAACTGGCCAACCCATGCATCGAGGGGGGCAAAGGCCCCTGCCAGCCTGCCTTCAGCTTCAAACATGTACTGAAGCTCACTGAGGACGTTGAAGAGTTTGAGAGGAAG GTGAGCAAGCAGAGCATCTCCAGTAACCTAGATGGCCCAGAGTCAGGCTTTGACGCCATCATGCAGGTGGCTGTctgtcag GATGACATTGGCTGGGGTAATGTAACTCGGATCCTGGTCTACACTTCAGATGATACCTTCCACCTGGCAGGTGATGGGAAGCTTGCTGGGATCTACCAACCAAACGACGGGAAATGCCACCTGAATAGCAATGGGCTCTATAATAAGGACACCGTTTAT GACTATCCCTCAGTTGGACACCTATCTCAGGTCCTATCAGCCAATAACATCAGGCTGATCTTTGCAGTGACAGACCAGAACATTGAAAACTATGAG GCACTCAGTGAGATGATCCCCCAGTCGGTGGTGGGCCTCCTGGAGGATGACTCCAACAATGTTGTTCAGCTCATCTCTGAGGCCTGCAAC AACCTATCGTCTTCCATCCTCCTGGAGCACCGTGACGTCCCACCAGGCCTGGGGGTCTCCTACAGCTCCCACTGTGGTGATGACAGGCTAGCTCAGGGGCAGGACAGAGGGGAGTGCAGTGATGTCAGAATCAATCAACAG GTCAATTTCACAGTTACTGTGACCAGCTCGAGCTGTCTGTCCAAGACAGAGTCTTTCATCATCAAAGTGCAGGGTATCAATGAAGAGCTGAGGGTTACCGTTGAGACGCTGTGTGATTGTGACTGTCAGGACTCCGAGGAACAGTCATCCCAGTgtcatggcaatggaacattccACTGTGGTATCTGTAG CTGTGATTCAGGACACACAGGCCAGCGTTGTGAGTGTGAAACACAGCCGGACAAAGACACCAGTCTGGCCGTAGAGGCCCTGTGTTCACCTGCACAGACAAACAGCACAGGCACACCACTGTGCAGCGGCCgtgggagctgtgtgtgtggcCAATGTATCTGCTGGGGCCAACACAGGGGCCAACACTGCCAGTGTGACGACATTAGCTGCAACCGTCACAACAACATGATCTGTGGCG GCCCTGCATGTGAATGCTCTACCCTCACAGATCAGTGCCAGACCAGTAACGATGGAATCTGCTCTCACCGAGGACAATGTGAATGTAATGAATGCCATTGTCACCCTGGTTTCTTTGGCAGGCACTGCACCAAGCCCCTGGCACCATGTGACACATACCG GGCCTGTGTTGATTGCATGTTACATGAGTCAGCCATAAACATGTGTCACCGTCGCTGTGGCTCTGCCAAGCCTATCCGCATCAATGGGACTCAATCATTCACCTGTCAGGATGATACTGTACGCTTTAATGTGGAACTCATAAATACTGGTGACATTTTTGTCTACTACACAGATACTTCAA GAGGGATTGACCCATGGATTATAAACATGGGGAAGGCAGTGGTAGGAATCGTTTTACCGGGTGTCATCATGATAATAATCTACCGGCTGATGTTAGAAGTGTCCTACCAGCGGGAGCGTAGAAGGTTCCTGAAGGATAAGGAGAATATCTGTTGGGAAGAC actCAAAATCCACTGTTCCAAGAGGCCTTGACAACATTCACCAACCCCATGCATGTGTTGGAGCCAGATGCAGATTGTGCTACATCAACCTTTgggaaaataaaacaaatgtga
- the LOC106572729 gene encoding integrin beta-7 isoform X1: protein MPLSLCGQTMRKLWLTVVVLLIHFTSLRGSMVLDGRCLSKPTCTECLRSLGCAWCKQKGFLAQGEPDERRCDREEALRNRHCSDGQILNPQPAIRSRAEEPMGTVVQLEPQNLHLKLRVGMPQSFEVRFRRSEGYPIDLYYLMDLSYSMKDDLENIRNLGLEVVTAMKNITSAVRIGFGSFVDKVVDPYVSTVEAKLANPCIEGGKGPCQPAFSFKHVLKLTEDVEEFERKVSKQSISSNLDGPESGFDAIMQVAVCQDDIGWGNVTRILVYTSDDTFHLAGDGKLAGIYQPNDGKCHLNSNGLYNKDTVYDYPSVGHLSQVLSANNIRLIFAVTDQNIENYEALSEMIPQSVVGLLEDDSNNVVQLISEACNNLSSSILLEHRDVPPGLGVSYSSHCGDDRLAQGQDRGECSDVRINQQVNFTVTVTSSSCLSKTESFIIKVQGINEELRVTVETLCDCDCQDSEEQSSQCHGNGTFHCGICSCDSGHTGQRCECETQPDKDTSLAVEALCSPAQTNSTGTPLCSGRGSCVCGQCICWGQHRGQHCQCDDISCNRHNNMICGGNGKCDCGNCECFHNYTGPACECSTLTDQCQTSNDGICSHRGQCECNECHCHPGFFGRHCTKPLAPCDTYRACVDCMLHESAINMCHRRCGSAKPIRINGTQSFTCQDDTVRFNVELINTGDIFVYYTDTSRGIDPWIINMGKAVVGIVLPGVIMIIIYRLMLEVSYQRERRRFLKDKENICWEDTQNPLFQEALTTFTNPMHVLEPDADCATSTFGKIKQM, encoded by the exons atgcctctctctctctgtgggcagACAATGAGAAAGTTGTGGCTGACTGTGGTGGTTCTTCTGATACACTTCACTTCACTGAGAGGATCTATGG TCCTGGATGGAAGATGCCTGTCTAAGCCCACCTGTACTGAGTGTCTGAGAAGCCTTGGCTGTGCCTGGTGTAAACAGAAG GGTTTCCTGGCGCAAGGGGAGCCAGACGAGCGTCGCTGTGACAGGGAGGAGGCTCTGAGAAACAGACACTGCTCTGACGGACAGATCCTGAACCCCCAGCCTGCAATACGGAGCAGGGCAGAGGAGCCAATGGGGACCGTGGTCCAGCTAGAGCCACAGAACCTCCACCTTAAGCTAAGAGTCG GCATGCCCCAGTCATTCGAGGTGAGGTTCAGGCGTTCAGAGGGTTATCCCATAGACCTGTACTACCTGATGGACCTGTCTTACTCCATGAAAGATGACCTGGAGAACATTAGGAACCTAGGACTGGAGGTGGTCACTGCCATGAAGAACATCACCAGTGCTGTCAGGATAG GCTTTGGTTCCTTTGTGGATAAGGTGGTGGACCCCTACGTCAGTACAGTGGAGGCCAAACTGGCCAACCCATGCATCGAGGGGGGCAAAGGCCCCTGCCAGCCTGCCTTCAGCTTCAAACATGTACTGAAGCTCACTGAGGACGTTGAAGAGTTTGAGAGGAAG GTGAGCAAGCAGAGCATCTCCAGTAACCTAGATGGCCCAGAGTCAGGCTTTGACGCCATCATGCAGGTGGCTGTctgtcag GATGACATTGGCTGGGGTAATGTAACTCGGATCCTGGTCTACACTTCAGATGATACCTTCCACCTGGCAGGTGATGGGAAGCTTGCTGGGATCTACCAACCAAACGACGGGAAATGCCACCTGAATAGCAATGGGCTCTATAATAAGGACACCGTTTAT GACTATCCCTCAGTTGGACACCTATCTCAGGTCCTATCAGCCAATAACATCAGGCTGATCTTTGCAGTGACAGACCAGAACATTGAAAACTATGAG GCACTCAGTGAGATGATCCCCCAGTCGGTGGTGGGCCTCCTGGAGGATGACTCCAACAATGTTGTTCAGCTCATCTCTGAGGCCTGCAAC AACCTATCGTCTTCCATCCTCCTGGAGCACCGTGACGTCCCACCAGGCCTGGGGGTCTCCTACAGCTCCCACTGTGGTGATGACAGGCTAGCTCAGGGGCAGGACAGAGGGGAGTGCAGTGATGTCAGAATCAATCAACAG GTCAATTTCACAGTTACTGTGACCAGCTCGAGCTGTCTGTCCAAGACAGAGTCTTTCATCATCAAAGTGCAGGGTATCAATGAAGAGCTGAGGGTTACCGTTGAGACGCTGTGTGATTGTGACTGTCAGGACTCCGAGGAACAGTCATCCCAGTgtcatggcaatggaacattccACTGTGGTATCTGTAG CTGTGATTCAGGACACACAGGCCAGCGTTGTGAGTGTGAAACACAGCCGGACAAAGACACCAGTCTGGCCGTAGAGGCCCTGTGTTCACCTGCACAGACAAACAGCACAGGCACACCACTGTGCAGCGGCCgtgggagctgtgtgtgtggcCAATGTATCTGCTGGGGCCAACACAGGGGCCAACACTGCCAGTGTGACGACATTAGCTGCAACCGTCACAACAACATGATCTGTGGCG GTAATGGGAAGTGTGACTGTGGTAACTGTGAGTGTTTCCATAACTACACAGGCCCTGCATGTGAATGCTCTACCCTCACAGATCAGTGCCAGACCAGTAACGATGGAATCTGCTCTCACCGAGGACAATGTGAATGTAATGAATGCCATTGTCACCCTGGTTTCTTTGGCAGGCACTGCACCAAGCCCCTGGCACCATGTGACACATACCG GGCCTGTGTTGATTGCATGTTACATGAGTCAGCCATAAACATGTGTCACCGTCGCTGTGGCTCTGCCAAGCCTATCCGCATCAATGGGACTCAATCATTCACCTGTCAGGATGATACTGTACGCTTTAATGTGGAACTCATAAATACTGGTGACATTTTTGTCTACTACACAGATACTTCAA GAGGGATTGACCCATGGATTATAAACATGGGGAAGGCAGTGGTAGGAATCGTTTTACCGGGTGTCATCATGATAATAATCTACCGGCTGATGTTAGAAGTGTCCTACCAGCGGGAGCGTAGAAGGTTCCTGAAGGATAAGGAGAATATCTGTTGGGAAGAC actCAAAATCCACTGTTCCAAGAGGCCTTGACAACATTCACCAACCCCATGCATGTGTTGGAGCCAGATGCAGATTGTGCTACATCAACCTTTgggaaaataaaacaaatgtga
- the LOC106572729 gene encoding integrin beta-7 isoform X2, which produces MRKLWLTVVVLLIHFTSLRGSMVLDGRCLSKPTCTECLRSLGCAWCKQKGFLAQGEPDERRCDREEALRNRHCSDGQILNPQPAIRSRAEEPMGTVVQLEPQNLHLKLRVGMPQSFEVRFRRSEGYPIDLYYLMDLSYSMKDDLENIRNLGLEVVTAMKNITSAVRIGFGSFVDKVVDPYVSTVEAKLANPCIEGGKGPCQPAFSFKHVLKLTEDVEEFERKVSKQSISSNLDGPESGFDAIMQVAVCQDDIGWGNVTRILVYTSDDTFHLAGDGKLAGIYQPNDGKCHLNSNGLYNKDTVYDYPSVGHLSQVLSANNIRLIFAVTDQNIENYEALSEMIPQSVVGLLEDDSNNVVQLISEACNNLSSSILLEHRDVPPGLGVSYSSHCGDDRLAQGQDRGECSDVRINQQVNFTVTVTSSSCLSKTESFIIKVQGINEELRVTVETLCDCDCQDSEEQSSQCHGNGTFHCGICSCDSGHTGQRCECETQPDKDTSLAVEALCSPAQTNSTGTPLCSGRGSCVCGQCICWGQHRGQHCQCDDISCNRHNNMICGGNGKCDCGNCECFHNYTGPACECSTLTDQCQTSNDGICSHRGQCECNECHCHPGFFGRHCTKPLAPCDTYRACVDCMLHESAINMCHRRCGSAKPIRINGTQSFTCQDDTVRFNVELINTGDIFVYYTDTSRGIDPWIINMGKAVVGIVLPGVIMIIIYRLMLEVSYQRERRRFLKDKENICWEDTQNPLFQEALTTFTNPMHVLEPDADCATSTFGKIKQM; this is translated from the exons ATGAGAAAGTTGTGGCTGACTGTGGTGGTTCTTCTGATACACTTCACTTCACTGAGAGGATCTATGG TCCTGGATGGAAGATGCCTGTCTAAGCCCACCTGTACTGAGTGTCTGAGAAGCCTTGGCTGTGCCTGGTGTAAACAGAAG GGTTTCCTGGCGCAAGGGGAGCCAGACGAGCGTCGCTGTGACAGGGAGGAGGCTCTGAGAAACAGACACTGCTCTGACGGACAGATCCTGAACCCCCAGCCTGCAATACGGAGCAGGGCAGAGGAGCCAATGGGGACCGTGGTCCAGCTAGAGCCACAGAACCTCCACCTTAAGCTAAGAGTCG GCATGCCCCAGTCATTCGAGGTGAGGTTCAGGCGTTCAGAGGGTTATCCCATAGACCTGTACTACCTGATGGACCTGTCTTACTCCATGAAAGATGACCTGGAGAACATTAGGAACCTAGGACTGGAGGTGGTCACTGCCATGAAGAACATCACCAGTGCTGTCAGGATAG GCTTTGGTTCCTTTGTGGATAAGGTGGTGGACCCCTACGTCAGTACAGTGGAGGCCAAACTGGCCAACCCATGCATCGAGGGGGGCAAAGGCCCCTGCCAGCCTGCCTTCAGCTTCAAACATGTACTGAAGCTCACTGAGGACGTTGAAGAGTTTGAGAGGAAG GTGAGCAAGCAGAGCATCTCCAGTAACCTAGATGGCCCAGAGTCAGGCTTTGACGCCATCATGCAGGTGGCTGTctgtcag GATGACATTGGCTGGGGTAATGTAACTCGGATCCTGGTCTACACTTCAGATGATACCTTCCACCTGGCAGGTGATGGGAAGCTTGCTGGGATCTACCAACCAAACGACGGGAAATGCCACCTGAATAGCAATGGGCTCTATAATAAGGACACCGTTTAT GACTATCCCTCAGTTGGACACCTATCTCAGGTCCTATCAGCCAATAACATCAGGCTGATCTTTGCAGTGACAGACCAGAACATTGAAAACTATGAG GCACTCAGTGAGATGATCCCCCAGTCGGTGGTGGGCCTCCTGGAGGATGACTCCAACAATGTTGTTCAGCTCATCTCTGAGGCCTGCAAC AACCTATCGTCTTCCATCCTCCTGGAGCACCGTGACGTCCCACCAGGCCTGGGGGTCTCCTACAGCTCCCACTGTGGTGATGACAGGCTAGCTCAGGGGCAGGACAGAGGGGAGTGCAGTGATGTCAGAATCAATCAACAG GTCAATTTCACAGTTACTGTGACCAGCTCGAGCTGTCTGTCCAAGACAGAGTCTTTCATCATCAAAGTGCAGGGTATCAATGAAGAGCTGAGGGTTACCGTTGAGACGCTGTGTGATTGTGACTGTCAGGACTCCGAGGAACAGTCATCCCAGTgtcatggcaatggaacattccACTGTGGTATCTGTAG CTGTGATTCAGGACACACAGGCCAGCGTTGTGAGTGTGAAACACAGCCGGACAAAGACACCAGTCTGGCCGTAGAGGCCCTGTGTTCACCTGCACAGACAAACAGCACAGGCACACCACTGTGCAGCGGCCgtgggagctgtgtgtgtggcCAATGTATCTGCTGGGGCCAACACAGGGGCCAACACTGCCAGTGTGACGACATTAGCTGCAACCGTCACAACAACATGATCTGTGGCG GTAATGGGAAGTGTGACTGTGGTAACTGTGAGTGTTTCCATAACTACACAGGCCCTGCATGTGAATGCTCTACCCTCACAGATCAGTGCCAGACCAGTAACGATGGAATCTGCTCTCACCGAGGACAATGTGAATGTAATGAATGCCATTGTCACCCTGGTTTCTTTGGCAGGCACTGCACCAAGCCCCTGGCACCATGTGACACATACCG GGCCTGTGTTGATTGCATGTTACATGAGTCAGCCATAAACATGTGTCACCGTCGCTGTGGCTCTGCCAAGCCTATCCGCATCAATGGGACTCAATCATTCACCTGTCAGGATGATACTGTACGCTTTAATGTGGAACTCATAAATACTGGTGACATTTTTGTCTACTACACAGATACTTCAA GAGGGATTGACCCATGGATTATAAACATGGGGAAGGCAGTGGTAGGAATCGTTTTACCGGGTGTCATCATGATAATAATCTACCGGCTGATGTTAGAAGTGTCCTACCAGCGGGAGCGTAGAAGGTTCCTGAAGGATAAGGAGAATATCTGTTGGGAAGAC actCAAAATCCACTGTTCCAAGAGGCCTTGACAACATTCACCAACCCCATGCATGTGTTGGAGCCAGATGCAGATTGTGCTACATCAACCTTTgggaaaataaaacaaatgtga